Genomic segment of Rhodococcus sp. W8901:
GGTCTTGAAGAACGGCATGGTGATGCCGCCGTTGCCGGTGTCGGTGGGGCAGGTGAGCGTGTCGACGTGCTCACCGGTGTGCAGCGCGTCGTACAGGCGTGCCGTCATCCGGATCGAGTTGCGGAAGGCCGGGTGGTTCCAGAACTCCTTGACCTTCTCGCCGTGCAGGTAGATTTCGCGGCCGTCCTTGATCGACTCGATGTACTCGTCGCCGGTCATGGGGCGGGATGCGAAGTTCGTGGTCCGGTTCGCGTCGGAGTCGGCCGCGACATTGACCTGCGAACGGTCGACGTCCGTGTCGGTGGGGCGGGGCTCGGTGGTGGTCATCGTTTCTCCTGCATCGGGGATGGGGTCAATTGGTTGCACCGGACAGGTGCAGGGGTGTGAAAGTGGTCTCGGAGTCGAACCATCCGCGGTGCGGATCGTCCATCGATCCGTTCCAGGCGGCACTCCCGCTCGGTGCTCCGAGATCGTGGAATGTGCTGCGGTAGAAGAGCAACGGATCGGTGTCACGGAACTGGGCATCGACGATCTCGCCGATGAAGATCACGTGGTCGCCGCCGTCGTACTCGCGCCACGGAACGCACGACAGGGTGGCGGCGCTGCCGGCCAGCACGGGCGCGGTGGGCCCCTGGGCCCACACCGGTTCGGGGGACTGCGGGCGACCGGCGAAGTGAAGCGCGACGTCGGTCTGGTCCGCGGCGAGGATGTTGACCGCGAACGGTGCGCCGGACAGGAACGCGCAGGCTTTGGACGTGCGGGTCAGGGTTACCTGGCACAATCGCGGTTCGATCGAGACTGCGGTGAAGGCCGTCACCGTTGCGCCGTGGGGCGTACCGTCCTGCCGGGTGCAAGTGATGACGGTGACCCCACTTGCGAACTGTCCGAATATGTTTCGCAGTCGACGCGAATCCATGTCGGGGCTCCTTGCTGGTGGTCGTTGGCTGTGACGGAGACCATAGGTCGATCGGATCGCGGTAGGCGATCCGCTGAGCGGCCTCACTATCCGGATTGCGCGACG
This window contains:
- a CDS encoding flavin reductase family protein; translated protein: MDSRRLRNIFGQFASGVTVITCTRQDGTPHGATVTAFTAVSIEPRLCQVTLTRTSKACAFLSGAPFAVNILAADQTDVALHFAGRPQSPEPVWAQGPTAPVLAGSAATLSCVPWREYDGGDHVIFIGEIVDAQFRDTDPLLFYRSTFHDLGAPSGSAAWNGSMDDPHRGWFDSETTFTPLHLSGATN